A stretch of Aureispira sp. CCB-E DNA encodes these proteins:
- a CDS encoding protein kinase domain-containing protein has protein sequence MPKQLYIKSINQAVIIEDNPFASGGEGELFKILQPLELSNCVAKVFHLNKRDAQKEAKIEYLLENPPFFEGALNEQPIVWVKHMLYDAQGDFAGFVMPKATGEKLEILTSPKLPKHLGKEWKRFKLGGDEALRLRLKVCYNLAVALRMVHATGKYVLVDLKPDNILIKSNGVVSIVDTDSIEVVENGMTLFPATVATPEYTPNEYYTGTKPGKVLIDPSWDNFSLAVIYYRLLFGVHPYAATSKAPYDNVNALGDKIKHGLFVHDPKLSQQFTVVPPPHRRFAKIDRDLRKLFMGAFVSGYENPKLRPTAEEWGRTLANNPLLLTNRPLPSKTLELNKINENNWFVMALEKALKEQNLLAPSQKQSTVAAPQMTYSFEAVWKEAMENYKKVGRVIGQVFKYTFQVLAVVFALFLIVTVLTGGPLSDIGYAIMSVGSIFGFILGLILDIGGSGLLFLLLLLPFLVASFPKFSSVLKDRTQQTRKNLIGKLSFTEGQKQRSLEELQYTLYNQRSKIKQRLREIRNELIVWSKVKVDKEKDFFRKNTATILASNRDISSQLNEEKKAIQAQDKKAKLLMEEEAAALKQARLDYTKILEKHPVYATLQGKSAAQKIAFLNQQLNAQQLLNGPNQLNAPKDSLDIPTTIQELKALEIELNEKLKEIKTTFDKKHADLLGNANEYKIRIEDLVKESVDTMRERTKIDANLMDTSFRKLLKSIQKLEIEIQDKEDELTEINQEIKVLKQELKTYK, from the coding sequence GTGCCAAAACAACTGTACATAAAATCCATCAATCAAGCGGTTATCATAGAAGATAATCCATTTGCTTCAGGAGGAGAGGGAGAGTTGTTTAAAATCTTGCAACCGTTGGAGTTGAGCAATTGTGTAGCCAAAGTTTTTCATTTGAATAAACGAGATGCACAAAAAGAAGCGAAAATTGAGTACTTATTAGAGAATCCTCCCTTTTTTGAAGGTGCTTTAAACGAACAGCCGATTGTTTGGGTCAAGCACATGTTGTATGATGCCCAAGGCGATTTTGCAGGGTTTGTTATGCCGAAGGCAACAGGAGAGAAGTTGGAAATTTTGACATCTCCTAAATTACCCAAACATTTAGGGAAAGAATGGAAACGCTTTAAGTTAGGAGGTGATGAAGCCTTACGTTTGCGCTTAAAAGTTTGTTATAATTTGGCGGTAGCGTTAAGGATGGTGCATGCAACGGGAAAATATGTTTTGGTGGATTTAAAGCCAGACAATATTTTGATTAAAAGCAACGGAGTTGTTTCTATTGTAGACACTGATTCTATAGAAGTAGTGGAAAATGGTATGACTCTTTTCCCTGCTACTGTTGCGACCCCAGAATACACCCCTAATGAATATTACACAGGAACAAAGCCAGGAAAAGTTTTGATAGATCCTTCTTGGGATAATTTTAGTTTGGCTGTAATTTATTACCGCTTGTTGTTTGGGGTGCATCCTTATGCGGCAACCTCCAAAGCCCCTTATGATAATGTAAATGCTTTGGGTGATAAAATTAAGCATGGGTTGTTTGTGCATGATCCTAAATTGTCACAACAATTTACCGTTGTGCCGCCGCCTCATCGACGATTTGCCAAGATTGATCGGGATTTAAGAAAACTATTTATGGGCGCTTTTGTCAGTGGTTATGAAAATCCCAAATTGCGACCAACTGCCGAGGAATGGGGGCGAACTTTAGCCAATAATCCTTTGTTACTTACCAATCGACCACTACCTTCTAAAACATTGGAATTAAATAAAATCAATGAAAATAATTGGTTCGTAATGGCTTTAGAAAAGGCTCTAAAGGAGCAAAATTTATTAGCTCCATCCCAAAAGCAATCCACAGTTGCAGCACCTCAAATGACCTATTCTTTTGAAGCCGTTTGGAAAGAGGCGATGGAGAATTATAAGAAGGTAGGTCGAGTAATTGGACAGGTTTTTAAATATACCTTTCAGGTTTTGGCAGTAGTATTTGCTTTGTTTCTGATTGTTACCGTCTTAACAGGTGGCCCTTTGAGTGATATTGGATATGCAATTATGTCGGTTGGTAGTATTTTTGGCTTTATTTTAGGGTTAATTTTGGATATAGGTGGGTCGGGCTTGTTATTTTTGTTGTTGTTACTCCCATTTTTAGTAGCCAGTTTTCCAAAATTTTCGTCTGTTTTAAAAGATAGAACACAACAAACTCGAAAAAATCTAATTGGCAAGTTATCGTTTACAGAGGGGCAAAAACAGAGAAGCTTAGAAGAATTGCAATATACGTTGTACAATCAGCGTTCAAAAATTAAGCAACGTTTAAGAGAAATTCGCAACGAATTAATTGTTTGGTCGAAGGTTAAAGTAGACAAAGAAAAAGACTTTTTTCGAAAAAACACGGCAACTATTCTTGCTTCTAATCGGGATATTTCTTCTCAACTGAACGAAGAAAAAAAGGCTATTCAAGCACAAGACAAAAAAGCCAAATTATTGATGGAGGAAGAAGCTGCTGCCTTGAAACAGGCTCGACTAGATTATACCAAAATCTTAGAAAAACATCCTGTTTATGCTACATTGCAAGGCAAATCAGCTGCTCAAAAAATAGCTTTCCTAAACCAGCAATTAAATGCTCAACAACTCCTCAATGGTCCCAATCAACTGAATGCCCCTAAGGATTCTCTCGACATCCCTACAACGATTCAAGAGTTGAAGGCATTAGAGATAGAATTGAATGAAAAATTGAAAGAGATCAAAACAACCTTTGATAAGAAACACGCTGATTTATTGGGCAATGCGAACGAATACAAAATTCGAATAGAGGACTTGGTAAAAGAGTCGGTTGACACCATGCGTGAACGAACTAAGATAGATGCTAACTTAATGGATACTAGCTTTAGAAAACTCCTCAAAAGTATTCAAAAACTAGAAATTGAAATTCAGGATAAAGAAGATGAGTTGACGGAAATTAACCAAGAGATTAAAGTCTTAAAACAGGAACTTAAAACATATAAATGA
- a CDS encoding PP2C family serine/threonine-protein phosphatase, whose amino-acid sequence MSSNNKNTNWVVAYASVIGNGHVLMNLPCQDSCAHQRINETWGVAVVADGAGSAKHSDIGSDFVARNMAHCLEEIVQRNGWDSAEKMPSEEVWRVEALKGLQIVRQRLEQFATAKAYKIPDLACTVLAVLYAPFGILTTHIGDGRAAYSVEPGKWEALIEPFRGSEVNETVFITSNIWTTDGVDLYIETGVIKNDIRAFALLSDGCENGSFEVNVWDEEKQKYHDPNRPYNKFFEPNLNGMLQLKKERKSQEEINAIWGGFLKDGSKQFKHETDDKTMILGVYAPIVEKNIQPKKEENL is encoded by the coding sequence ATGTCTAGCAATAATAAGAATACAAATTGGGTTGTCGCTTATGCTTCTGTAATTGGAAATGGGCATGTTTTGATGAATTTGCCCTGTCAAGACAGTTGTGCCCATCAACGAATCAACGAAACGTGGGGAGTAGCTGTCGTTGCAGATGGTGCAGGATCTGCTAAGCATTCAGATATAGGATCGGATTTTGTAGCCCGAAATATGGCGCATTGTCTGGAAGAAATTGTTCAAAGAAATGGTTGGGATAGCGCAGAGAAAATGCCTTCTGAAGAAGTTTGGAGAGTAGAAGCATTAAAAGGATTGCAAATCGTTCGACAACGTTTGGAACAATTTGCTACTGCCAAGGCTTATAAAATACCAGATTTGGCATGTACTGTATTGGCTGTTTTGTATGCTCCTTTTGGCATTTTAACCACGCATATTGGAGATGGTCGAGCTGCTTATTCGGTCGAGCCAGGCAAATGGGAAGCATTGATAGAGCCGTTTAGGGGAAGCGAGGTAAATGAGACTGTTTTTATCACCTCTAATATCTGGACAACAGACGGTGTGGATTTATACATCGAAACGGGAGTTATTAAGAACGATATTCGAGCCTTTGCGTTGTTGAGCGATGGTTGTGAAAATGGCTCTTTTGAAGTCAATGTCTGGGACGAAGAAAAACAGAAGTACCATGACCCCAACCGTCCATACAATAAGTTTTTTGAACCGAACTTAAATGGAATGTTACAGCTTAAAAAAGAGCGAAAATCACAGGAAGAAATTAATGCTATTTGGGGGGGCTTTCTAAAAGATGGCAGCAAGCAATTTAAGCACGAAACAGATGATAAAACAATGATTTTAGGTGTTTATGCGCCTATAGTCGAAAAAAACATTCAACCCAAAAAAGAAGAAAATCTCTAG
- a CDS encoding VWA domain-containing protein, with the protein MSYFQGETPDNYEQKCLCTLVLDTSGSMSGAAIRELNRGLQEFYAAIEEDLIAANRLEVGIITFGSSIKTIQDPALIDNFDMPTLTVAGTTRLVDAVREAMRKTEQRKQWYKETGQPYYRPIIVLITDGEPDRDQDVKGLSSEIQSAVDSKKFTFWGLGVKGFNQHVLNEICPNSAPAIPLAGYKFAEFFKWLSNSIGIITKSKEGDSIELPPVSDWAQMKF; encoded by the coding sequence ATGAGTTACTTTCAAGGAGAAACCCCTGACAATTACGAGCAAAAATGTCTGTGTACTTTAGTTCTAGATACTTCTGGATCTATGAGTGGTGCAGCGATTCGAGAGCTAAATCGAGGCTTACAAGAATTTTATGCAGCGATAGAAGAAGATCTGATTGCCGCCAATCGTTTAGAGGTTGGAATTATTACATTTGGTAGTAGTATTAAAACAATCCAAGATCCTGCGTTGATTGATAATTTTGATATGCCAACGCTAACAGTAGCAGGGACTACTCGTTTGGTAGATGCTGTTCGGGAAGCGATGCGTAAAACAGAACAACGCAAGCAGTGGTATAAAGAAACAGGGCAGCCATATTATCGACCGATTATTGTTTTGATTACGGATGGTGAACCAGACAGAGATCAGGATGTAAAAGGTTTGTCTAGTGAAATTCAAAGTGCTGTAGATTCCAAAAAGTTTACTTTTTGGGGACTAGGGGTAAAAGGATTTAATCAACATGTATTGAATGAGATTTGTCCGAATTCTGCCCCAGCAATTCCATTAGCTGGATATAAATTTGCAGAATTCTTCAAGTGGTTGAGTAATAGTATTGGAATTATTACCAAATCCAAAGAAGGAGATAGCATTGAGTTGCCACCAGTAAGTGACTGGGCTCAAATGAAATTCTAG
- a CDS encoding sulfurtransferase gives MTKFNCKCCLVVAWVAVLFSCTSPAEKKTATELPIPITDSTTVVETTYSLNQNIINYQQLATWQKDTTTSVVIIDVRPDSLYQKGHIKGAVQLWRPDIESVHYPYKGMMLEKEDVEALMGTLGATADSKIVLYDDNGNVDAARLWWILTTYGHLNSYLLNGGIQNASKMFVSQASTSLIPQVFHFSSSEQPHLKATKQDLLHALTDTNTLILDCRTTEEFIGKIIKKNAFRAGHIPQAIHLNYTHTIAYENKYCFKSNKDLAKLFKHISKHKKIIVYCQSGVRSAHTTFVLYKLLGFPNVANYDGSWIEWSYDQTLPIAKEV, from the coding sequence ATGACCAAATTTAATTGTAAATGTTGTTTGGTGGTGGCATGGGTTGCTGTTCTGTTCTCTTGTACTTCTCCTGCCGAAAAAAAGACAGCAACAGAGCTGCCCATCCCTATCACAGATAGTACAACAGTAGTAGAAACAACTTATTCCCTAAATCAAAATATCATCAACTATCAACAACTTGCTACATGGCAAAAAGATACAACGACATCTGTTGTTATTATAGATGTACGACCAGATAGTTTATATCAAAAAGGACACATTAAAGGTGCCGTGCAACTCTGGAGACCCGATATTGAAAGTGTTCATTACCCGTACAAAGGAATGATGCTAGAAAAAGAAGATGTAGAGGCACTTATGGGGACATTGGGAGCGACAGCAGATAGTAAAATCGTTCTTTATGATGATAATGGCAATGTAGATGCTGCTCGTTTGTGGTGGATATTGACCACTTATGGTCACCTCAATAGTTATTTGTTAAATGGAGGCATTCAAAATGCTTCCAAAATGTTTGTCTCCCAAGCTTCAACCTCTCTTATTCCTCAGGTATTCCATTTTTCGTCTAGCGAACAACCCCACTTAAAAGCAACTAAGCAAGATCTTCTTCATGCTTTAACGGATACCAATACGCTCATCCTTGACTGTCGTACTACAGAAGAATTTATTGGCAAAATAATAAAGAAAAATGCTTTTCGAGCAGGGCATATTCCTCAAGCCATACACCTCAATTATACCCATACGATTGCTTACGAAAACAAATATTGCTTTAAAAGCAACAAAGACTTAGCAAAACTGTTTAAACATATCTCAAAGCATAAAAAAATTATCGTTTACTGCCAATCTGGCGTTCGGTCGGCACATACTACTTTTGTATTATACAAACTGTTAGGCTTTCCTAATGTTGCTAACTATGATGGCTCTTGGATAGAATGGAGTTATGACCAAACATTACCGATCGCAAAAGAGGTATGA
- a CDS encoding sterol desaturase family protein, whose amino-acid sequence MSDYLQILKEAYASYYHFLVSEITLSYDYKPLWQNYFYLLILISLVFFGLELLTPWRKNQPKFRKDFWLDAFYMFFNFFIFSLIIFHAASDVVVNLFTDALAAIGINNLVAIEVQAMPIWAHLVLGFFVRDFVQWWVHRLLHRSSFLWEFHKVHHSVEQMGFAAHLRYHWMENVVYKTLEYLPLALIGIGLNDFFIIHIFTLIVGHYNHANAKFPEWVKGIGFGTLIGLFAAFFAFEATGLGILLIVGISAGLGFILSPVIKYIFNSPEMHIWHHAYDLPADKPYGVNFGLTLSCWDYIFGTNHIPYSGRDIRLGFPGVEEFPERFDEQLVHGCLPTHKTTQTNS is encoded by the coding sequence ATGAGTGACTATTTACAAATACTTAAAGAAGCCTATGCTAGTTACTACCATTTTTTAGTCAGTGAAATAACACTAAGTTATGACTATAAACCTTTGTGGCAAAACTACTTTTATCTTTTAATTCTAATATCGCTCGTTTTTTTTGGGTTAGAATTGCTGACACCTTGGCGCAAAAATCAGCCTAAATTCAGAAAGGATTTTTGGTTAGATGCCTTCTATATGTTTTTCAACTTCTTTATTTTTTCTTTAATTATTTTTCATGCAGCATCTGATGTTGTCGTTAATTTATTTACCGATGCATTGGCAGCTATTGGTATTAATAATTTAGTAGCAATAGAAGTCCAAGCCATGCCTATTTGGGCTCATTTGGTCTTAGGCTTTTTTGTCCGTGATTTTGTTCAATGGTGGGTCCATCGACTTTTGCATAGAAGTTCTTTTTTATGGGAGTTTCACAAAGTTCATCATTCAGTGGAACAAATGGGTTTTGCCGCCCACTTGCGCTATCACTGGATGGAAAATGTTGTTTACAAAACACTAGAATATCTTCCCTTAGCTTTGATAGGTATTGGCTTAAATGATTTTTTTATCATTCATATTTTCACACTCATTGTAGGACATTACAACCACGCTAATGCTAAGTTTCCTGAATGGGTCAAAGGCATTGGTTTTGGCACCCTTATAGGACTCTTTGCTGCTTTTTTTGCTTTTGAAGCAACAGGCTTGGGCATTCTTCTAATTGTAGGTATTTCGGCAGGTCTTGGATTTATCCTTAGTCCTGTTATCAAATATATTTTTAACAGTCCCGAAATGCACATTTGGCACCACGCTTACGACTTGCCAGCAGATAAGCCCTATGGGGTCAATTTTGGATTGACATTGAGTTGTTGGGATTATATCTTTGGCACCAATCATATCCCCTATTCAGGTCGTGACATTCGCTTAGGTTTTCCAGGTGTAGAGGAATTTCCAGAACGTTTTGACGAACAATTAGTACATGGTTGCTTGCCTACGCACAAGACCACTCAAACAAACTCCTAA
- a CDS encoding DUF1573 domain-containing protein, translated as MKLLLLCFLLFSFQYTLAQNIELAEMDINDEGYTLLDFGILKAKKITKRTLILINTGDQDLVISKLEEGCHCTTIKIKKKVLKPNEQTKICLKWRPIDDSEFNSSVMIHSNAKNYPQLWIQMEGNVEQD; from the coding sequence ATGAAATTACTTTTACTTTGTTTTTTGCTCTTTTCCTTCCAGTACACGCTTGCTCAAAATATAGAGTTGGCTGAAATGGATATTAATGACGAGGGATACACCCTGCTAGATTTTGGTATTCTCAAAGCGAAAAAAATCACTAAAAGAACCTTGATTTTAATAAACACAGGCGATCAAGATTTGGTAATTTCTAAATTGGAAGAGGGCTGCCATTGTACGACAATTAAAATCAAAAAAAAGGTACTCAAACCTAATGAACAAACTAAAATCTGCCTCAAGTGGCGTCCTATTGATGATAGCGAATTCAATTCTAGTGTCATGATTCATAGTAATGCTAAAAACTACCCTCAATTATGGATACAAATGGAAGGTAATGTAGAACAAGATTAG
- a CDS encoding MoxR family ATPase: protein MKFTGTDHYIASKDLQLAVNASIAMEKPLLIKGEPGTGKTLLAHEIAKGLNKQLFTWHIKSTTKAQQGLYDYDAVSRLRDSQLGDEKVHDISNYIIKGKLWEAFEADERVVLLIDEIDKADIEFPNDLLLELDKMEFFCYELNKTIKAKHRPIVIISSNNEKELPDAFLRRCFFHYISFPDRATLSQIIEVHYPNLEQRLVHEAMEQFYAIRNIRGLKKKPSTSELLDWIKLLMVGNINADGLKEAQQQGRIPLVGAIIKNEQDLALLKHLQKN from the coding sequence ATGAAATTTACAGGAACTGACCATTATATAGCCTCCAAAGATTTGCAATTAGCCGTTAATGCTTCCATTGCTATGGAGAAACCGTTATTAATTAAAGGAGAACCAGGAACAGGAAAAACATTATTGGCACACGAAATTGCTAAAGGATTGAATAAACAACTCTTTACTTGGCACATCAAATCGACTACCAAAGCACAACAAGGTTTGTACGACTATGATGCCGTGTCTAGGTTGAGGGATTCTCAATTGGGAGACGAAAAAGTACATGACATTTCCAACTACATTATCAAAGGAAAACTATGGGAGGCTTTTGAAGCAGACGAGCGAGTTGTTTTATTAATTGACGAAATCGACAAGGCGGATATTGAGTTCCCCAACGACTTACTACTAGAGTTGGATAAAATGGAGTTCTTCTGCTATGAACTCAACAAGACCATTAAAGCCAAGCATCGCCCAATTGTTATTATCTCATCGAATAACGAAAAAGAACTGCCAGATGCTTTTTTAAGACGTTGTTTTTTCCATTATATCTCCTTTCCTGATCGAGCTACTTTGAGTCAAATCATTGAGGTACACTATCCCAATTTGGAACAGCGTTTGGTTCACGAAGCAATGGAGCAATTCTATGCCATCCGAAACATCCGAGGTTTAAAAAAGAAACCGTCTACGAGTGAGTTATTGGATTGGATTAAGTTGTTAATGGTTGGCAACATTAATGCAGATGGTTTAAAAGAAGCACAACAACAAGGTCGTATTCCATTGGTTGGGGCTATCATTAAAAATGAACAAGACTTGGCATTGTTAAAACATTTGCAAAAAAATTAA
- a CDS encoding VWA domain-containing protein: MFLDFFLLLKHQGIPVSLVEYLSLLEALNKGVIKKSVDEFYYLCRISLVKNEKHLDDFDRLFGLYFKGIETITDEALFEIPENWLTQNGERLFSQEEMDKIKAMGGLQKLLERIQELFKEQNERHQGGNKWIGTGGTSPFGAYGYNPEGIRIGQHESRHRRAVKVWDKRNFENLKDDVELETRNMKLALKRLRKITREGTEEELDLQQTIKKTSENAGMLELKMLPKKKNTVKVLLLLDIGGSMDDHIELCSQLFSAAKYEFKNLEFYYFHNCVYEMLWKDSTRRWGEYISTYDVLNKYNSDYKVIFVGDAAMSPYEIMMKHGSVEHYNEEAGIVWLDRFKQKFKNLVWLNPLPQNEWQWTRSIQMLQEFTEQKMFPLTIRGIGEAVDALKD, encoded by the coding sequence ATGTTTTTAGATTTTTTCTTACTCCTAAAACATCAAGGCATTCCTGTTAGTTTGGTGGAGTACTTGTCCTTATTAGAAGCCCTCAATAAAGGTGTTATAAAAAAAAGTGTTGACGAGTTTTATTACTTGTGCCGCATTTCTCTTGTTAAAAATGAAAAGCATTTAGACGATTTTGATCGACTATTTGGATTATATTTTAAAGGTATTGAAACAATTACAGATGAAGCGTTATTCGAAATCCCTGAAAACTGGCTTACGCAAAACGGAGAACGATTGTTCTCCCAAGAAGAAATGGACAAAATCAAAGCCATGGGTGGACTCCAAAAATTGCTTGAGCGCATCCAAGAGCTTTTCAAAGAACAAAACGAACGACACCAAGGAGGAAACAAATGGATAGGTACTGGTGGTACTTCTCCTTTTGGGGCTTATGGTTATAACCCAGAAGGCATTCGTATTGGTCAACACGAATCTAGGCATCGTCGTGCGGTCAAGGTTTGGGACAAACGCAATTTTGAAAATCTCAAAGACGATGTAGAGTTAGAGACTCGAAATATGAAACTGGCATTAAAACGCTTGCGCAAAATTACCCGTGAGGGAACAGAGGAAGAATTAGACCTGCAACAAACCATCAAAAAAACTTCTGAAAATGCGGGAATGCTGGAGCTAAAAATGTTGCCCAAAAAGAAAAATACGGTTAAAGTTTTGCTGTTATTAGATATTGGAGGTTCTATGGATGACCATATTGAACTTTGTTCGCAGCTTTTTTCGGCGGCTAAATATGAATTCAAAAATCTAGAATTCTATTATTTTCATAATTGTGTTTACGAAATGCTATGGAAAGATAGTACTCGGCGTTGGGGAGAATACATTTCTACCTATGATGTTCTCAACAAATATAATAGTGACTACAAAGTCATTTTTGTAGGTGATGCGGCTATGTCTCCTTATGAAATTATGATGAAGCATGGCAGTGTAGAACATTATAATGAAGAAGCAGGAATTGTATGGCTCGATCGTTTTAAACAAAAATTCAAAAACTTGGTCTGGTTAAATCCGTTGCCTCAAAACGAATGGCAATGGACTCGCTCTATTCAAATGCTTCAAGAATTCACTGAGCAAAAAATGTTTCCTCTGACCATTCGTGGGATTGGAGAAGCTGTGGATGCTCTAAAAGATTAA